The Ochotona princeps isolate mOchPri1 chromosome 23, mOchPri1.hap1, whole genome shotgun sequence genome includes a window with the following:
- the ROPN1L gene encoding ropporin-1-like protein — translation MPLPDTMFCAQQIHIPPELPDILKQFTKAAIRTQPADVLQWSAGYFSALSRGDPLPVKDRLEMPVATQKTDTGLSQGLLKVLHKQCSHKQYVELNDLEQKWKNLCLPIEKFKALLQLDPCGGSMEWIKFLALGCSMLGGSLNSAMKHLCEILTSDPEGGPARIPFETFCYVYEYLAGLDPDIPPADTEAYLATLKEKVESRKNDLIGVSDFFSAKRNI, via the exons ATGCCGCTGCCCGACACCATGTTCTGCGCGCAGCAGATCCACATTCCCCCAGAGCTGCCCGACATCCTGAAGCAGTTCACCAAGGCTGCCATCCGCACCCAGCCCGCCGACGTGCTGCAGTGGTCCGCGGG GTATTTTTCAGCTTTGTCAAGGGGAGATCCACTTCCCGTGAAGGACCGATTGGAAATGCCCGTGGCGACCCAGAAAACGGACACGGGGCTGAGCCAGGGGCTCCTGAAGGTGTTGCACAAGCAG TGTAGCCATAAGCAGTATGTGGAGTTGAACGATCTTgagcagaaatggaaaaactTGTGCCTGCCAATAGAAAAATTCAAAGCCCTCTTACAACTGGATCCTTGTGGAGGCTCGATGGAGTGGATAAAGTTTTTAGCCCTTGGATGCAGCATGCTCGGTGGG TCCCTGAACTCGGCCATGAAGCACCTGTGTGAGATTCTCACCTCAGATCCCGAGGGCGGGCCAGCCCGCATCCCCTTCGAGACTTTCTGCTACGTCTACGAGTACTTGGCCGGGCTGGACCCAGACATCCCTCCCGCGGACACGGAAGCCTACCTTGCCACTCTGAAGGAAAAGGT AGAATCTAGGAAGAATGACCTGATAGGAGTTTCAGATTTCTTCTCTGcaaagagaaatatttaa